Proteins from a genomic interval of Acetobacterium woodii DSM 1030:
- a CDS encoding histidine phosphatase family protein: protein MKLVLVRHVETYGNIEHRLNGHTESEYTRRGEAMKELLVKELIALDRKLVFDKIYASPISRAYKIAQAVGEFTGKEINVDHRLREFNFGIFEGKTRDECIALYQPEWDQWMENYLDYPVPDGQSQRQYHQLCAEFLSELNPNETILIVAHGGTVHGMITNLLELPIDSKWHFDIKLGSLTIVDYNDGFGMLSYMTTPPYDELIPDEGPVLTSNKSVLRAEARAEAQAKAASKRQKIANQERK, encoded by the coding sequence ATGAAACTTGTACTGGTAAGACATGTAGAAACCTATGGAAATATTGAACATCGCCTCAATGGACATACCGAATCAGAATATACTCGGCGAGGCGAAGCAATGAAAGAATTGCTGGTAAAAGAACTGATTGCGCTAGATCGAAAATTAGTATTTGATAAAATATATGCCAGTCCAATATCGCGTGCGTATAAAATTGCCCAAGCTGTTGGTGAATTTACGGGGAAAGAAATTAATGTAGATCACCGTCTGCGCGAGTTTAACTTTGGCATTTTTGAAGGAAAAACGAGAGATGAGTGTATTGCACTATATCAACCGGAATGGGATCAATGGATGGAGAACTACCTTGATTATCCGGTGCCTGACGGTCAGAGTCAGCGTCAATATCATCAACTCTGCGCCGAATTTTTATCTGAATTAAATCCCAATGAAACGATTCTAATCGTTGCGCATGGTGGCACTGTCCATGGAATGATTACCAATCTTCTGGAACTACCGATTGACAGCAAATGGCATTTTGATATCAAATTGGGGAGCCTCACTATTGTTGATTACAATGATGGTTTTGGCATGTTGTCATATATGACGACGCCGCCTTATGATGAGCTAATTCCAGATGAAGGACCCGTATTAACTTCCAATAAATCTGTGTTGAGAGCCGAAGCAAGAGCCGAAGCACAAGCAAAAGCGGCAAGTAAAAGACAAAAAATAGCCAACCAAGAGAGGAAATAA
- the ybeY gene encoding rRNA maturation RNase YbeY yields the protein MLIVAYDNRSDIEIEDTALEEIEDAMMRTLLHQEVEIECEISFSFVSPDEIKELNAEYRKKDTVTDVLSFPMHEDFCKNKKAIICDNPYLPLLLGDIVICTRQAEIQAKEYGNTFTRELSYLSVHSVLHLLGYDHMEEADKLLMRSIEKEIMNDD from the coding sequence ATGCTCATTGTAGCTTATGATAATCGTAGTGATATTGAAATAGAAGATACCGCCCTGGAAGAAATTGAAGACGCCATGATGCGCACTTTACTTCATCAGGAAGTTGAGATTGAGTGTGAAATTAGTTTTTCTTTTGTAAGTCCTGATGAAATAAAAGAATTAAATGCTGAATATCGCAAAAAAGATACCGTCACCGATGTCCTTTCCTTTCCCATGCATGAAGATTTTTGTAAAAATAAGAAAGCCATTATTTGCGATAATCCTTACCTGCCACTGTTGCTGGGCGATATCGTAATCTGCACCCGACAGGCGGAGATACAGGCCAAAGAATACGGAAACACGTTTACCCGGGAGCTTTCTTACCTGTCAGTGCATAGCGTGCTACATTTACTGGGTTATGACCATATGGAAGAAGCTGATAAATTGTTGATGCGAAGTATTGAAAAAGAAATTATGAATGATGATTAG
- a CDS encoding diacylglycerol kinase family protein encodes MKKSFSFAIEGILYTLKTQPNMRIHFGIGILAIAFGFVFKIERSEWLALVIVIGFVFILEIINTAIETLVDLYTEEYHHLAKIAKDTAAGAVMVAAIMSVCVGLIIFLPKIIDWFF; translated from the coding sequence TTGAAAAAGAGTTTTTCTTTTGCCATCGAAGGAATTTTATATACTCTGAAAACACAACCTAACATGAGAATCCATTTTGGCATTGGCATTTTAGCTATTGCTTTCGGTTTTGTATTCAAAATTGAACGGAGTGAATGGTTGGCACTGGTAATTGTGATCGGATTTGTTTTCATCTTGGAAATTATCAATACTGCCATTGAAACGCTGGTGGATCTTTATACTGAGGAATATCATCATCTAGCAAAAATTGCTAAAGACACGGCTGCCGGAGCAGTAATGGTTGCGGCAATCATGTCTGTTTGTGTTGGACTAATTATTTTTTTACCAAAAATAATCGATTGGTTTTTTTAA
- the era gene encoding GTPase Era: MNETFKSGFISIVGRPNVGKSTLLNNIMDEKLVITSAKPQTTRNAIRCIYTDEHVQMVFIDTPGMHRPKNRLGDYMQKAAENTVSDVDAVLYLVEPEIKIGPGDQYILEKLKASGTPVILVINKIDLLPKEDVLITIAAYQKYDFLNAIIPISAVQGDGVKELLNIITGLLNPGPMFFPADMIIDQSERWIVQELIREKLLNLLNDEVPHGIAVEVTAMKPRKGKEIIDIEATIFCERKTHKGILIGKNGSMLTKIGTLARKDIEFFLKSKVNLQLWVKVRSDWRDKNFDLKELGYFE; this comes from the coding sequence ATGAACGAAACCTTTAAATCTGGGTTTATCAGCATCGTTGGTCGTCCAAATGTTGGAAAATCAACTTTACTTAATAATATTATGGACGAAAAGCTGGTGATTACCTCGGCTAAACCGCAAACAACTCGAAATGCGATCCGCTGTATTTATACCGACGAACATGTTCAAATGGTGTTTATTGACACTCCAGGCATGCATCGGCCTAAAAACAGATTAGGCGACTACATGCAAAAAGCTGCTGAAAACACGGTCTCCGATGTCGATGCCGTTTTATATCTGGTAGAACCGGAAATAAAAATCGGGCCGGGCGATCAGTATATTTTGGAAAAACTGAAAGCTTCAGGAACACCTGTTATTTTAGTGATAAACAAAATTGATTTATTACCAAAAGAAGATGTTTTAATCACCATCGCCGCTTATCAAAAATATGATTTTCTCAATGCGATCATTCCCATATCGGCCGTTCAGGGAGATGGTGTCAAAGAACTGCTGAATATTATCACAGGGCTTCTTAACCCAGGACCAATGTTTTTTCCAGCCGATATGATTATTGACCAATCTGAACGCTGGATTGTTCAGGAGCTTATTCGAGAAAAGCTACTAAATCTTTTAAATGATGAAGTCCCCCATGGTATTGCCGTCGAAGTTACCGCGATGAAACCGCGAAAAGGCAAGGAAATTATTGATATTGAAGCCACGATATTTTGTGAACGAAAAACCCATAAAGGAATTTTGATTGGGAAAAATGGTTCCATGTTAACCAAAATTGGAACTCTAGCAAGAAAAGATATCGAGTTTTTCTTGAAATCTAAAGTCAACCTTCAATTGTGGGTGAAAGTTCGATCAGATTGGCGGGATAAAAACTTTGATCTTAAAGAATTGGGATATTTTGAATAG
- the recO gene encoding DNA repair protein RecO, whose translation MALIKTKGLVIKEQPYKEQDKILTIFTEDEGKIQCIARGVRRQKSGLLASTQIFAYSEFVYYPGKNFGIINQTNLIEAFYPLRTDLTKMALASYLLDLINNGFEFYQRSPEILKLLLHVLFYISGNKAKNDLILVGAFQMKLISYLGYCPGVSSCMVCKCEKELVVFSIENHGVLCRSCRSITAGYTYNLSAEMIKLLNDFLRLSVKELKERDILTSDALKLTDMLDHFISYSIGKSSKAYTFYKTMLNPLG comes from the coding sequence ATGGCACTGATTAAAACAAAAGGATTAGTGATTAAAGAGCAACCTTACAAAGAACAGGATAAAATATTGACCATATTTACCGAAGATGAAGGGAAAATTCAATGTATTGCCCGCGGAGTACGTCGTCAAAAAAGCGGCCTTTTAGCCAGTACACAAATATTTGCCTACAGTGAATTTGTCTACTATCCCGGCAAAAACTTTGGCATAATCAATCAAACTAATTTAATTGAAGCATTTTATCCGCTTCGAACTGATTTAACTAAAATGGCTCTTGCCTCGTATTTACTGGATCTCATAAACAACGGATTTGAGTTTTATCAACGCAGTCCGGAAATATTAAAACTGCTGTTACATGTGCTTTTTTATATATCGGGAAACAAAGCTAAAAATGATCTAATCTTAGTTGGAGCCTTTCAAATGAAATTGATCAGCTATTTAGGGTATTGCCCTGGTGTAAGCAGCTGCATGGTCTGTAAATGCGAAAAAGAATTAGTCGTTTTCAGTATTGAGAACCACGGTGTTTTGTGTCGATCGTGCCGATCAATAACCGCTGGTTACACCTATAATCTGAGCGCAGAAATGATTAAATTATTAAATGATTTTTTAAGGTTATCCGTTAAAGAATTAAAAGAACGAGACATCCTCACCTCAGATGCCCTTAAATTAACTGATATGCTGGATCATTTTATCAGTTATAGTATCGGCAAATCTTCAAAAGCATATACTTTTTATAAAACTATGTTAAATCCGCTAGGGTGA